One window of the Candidatus Zymogenus saltonus genome contains the following:
- the murG gene encoding undecaprenyldiphospho-muramoylpentapeptide beta-N-acetylglucosaminyltransferase, whose protein sequence is MKVVIAGGGTGGHLFSGLAVYERLMEMGGNSAYFIGTRDGIEAEILPKMGLDVSFIPVSKFRRSGIRAKAVSLLLIPASVLSALRYILRIRPDVTLGVGGFASGPTVLASILRGIPTAVIEQNSVAGFTNRLLGRWVKRAFLGLPGAEEAFPQGIGLFTGNPVRKSLFDIPPVDEKRDSFCVLVFGGSQGARRINELVTDCLEWLRDYRERIEFIHLTGPSDYAWVKDKYDKSGVRAEIYDFKGDMESLYKRADWVISRSGAMTVSELSAAGRPSLLIPYPFAVDDHQAKNAQYLVDARAAVMFRQERLSGDKIAEMIISAMSERGELSRMGRRAREAARRDAAEAIAKDLFDLVGEN, encoded by the coding sequence GTGAAGGTCGTAATTGCGGGGGGCGGCACGGGGGGGCATCTATTTTCGGGTCTTGCGGTTTACGAGAGGCTTATGGAAATGGGGGGCAACAGCGCCTATTTTATAGGGACGAGGGACGGAATCGAGGCGGAGATTCTTCCAAAGATGGGGCTTGACGTCTCGTTTATCCCCGTCTCGAAGTTCCGCAGAAGCGGGATCAGGGCGAAGGCCGTCTCTCTTCTCCTTATCCCCGCTTCCGTCCTCTCTGCCTTGAGATACATCTTAAGGATAAGGCCGGACGTGACGCTGGGGGTGGGGGGCTTCGCATCCGGGCCCACGGTCTTGGCCTCGATATTGAGAGGGATACCGACCGCCGTGATAGAGCAGAACTCGGTGGCCGGATTTACCAACCGCCTTTTGGGGAGATGGGTAAAGAGGGCCTTCCTCGGCCTTCCGGGGGCGGAGGAGGCTTTCCCCCAGGGGATCGGTCTCTTCACCGGGAATCCGGTAAGGAAGTCTCTCTTTGACATACCGCCCGTCGATGAAAAGAGGGATTCATTCTGCGTCCTCGTCTTCGGCGGGAGCCAGGGGGCGAGGAGGATAAACGAGCTTGTCACCGATTGTCTTGAATGGCTCAGAGATTACCGGGAGCGGATCGAATTCATCCACCTCACCGGCCCCAGCGATTACGCCTGGGTAAAGGATAAATACGACAAGAGCGGAGTAAGGGCGGAGATATACGACTTCAAGGGCGACATGGAGTCCCTCTACAAGAGGGCCGATTGGGTAATCTCGAGGTCGGGGGCGATGACGGTGTCGGAGCTTTCGGCCGCAGGAAGGCCGTCGCTTTTGATTCCGTACCCCTTCGCCGTGGACGACCATCAGGCGAAAAACGCCCAGTATCTTGTCGATGCGAGGGCCGCGGTGATGTTCAGGCAGGAGCGGCTTTCCGGAGATAAGATCGCCGAGATGATAATCTCGGCGATGTCGGAGCGGGGGGAGCTTTCGAGGATGGGAAGGCGCGCGAGGGAGGCGGCAAGGCGCGACGCCGCCGAGGCGATAGCAAAAGACCTTTTTGACTTGGTCGGTGAAAACTGA
- the ftsW gene encoding putative lipid II flippase FtsW, whose amino-acid sequence MNGETERYDRVLLVLTIVLVIFGIMMVFSASSVVSFKESGNAFRYFIRHMIYCVLGFVAMSVMMRIDYHILKRFVYPILLGSLVLLLLVLVPGVGKVINDSRRWIGFMGLTFQPAELAKLTLVIYLAYSLTKKDEKIRTLAVGFIPHIILLAIIAAFIMMEPDFGAAVTVGVIVFIMLFIAGVRFLYIFISGVAAVPVILIGLKSAPYRWDRITAFLDPWADPKGAGYHIIQSFLAFGSGGFVGTGLGGGTQKLFYIPYAYSDFIFAVIGEELGFFGAVLIVVAFSVFAVRGFRAARLAPDLFGTYLAMGITSLITLEAIMNIGVVVGLLPTKGMTLPLLSYGGSSLLVTMTAVGILLNVSGQGRESIVLDNRKVGVR is encoded by the coding sequence TTGAACGGAGAAACGGAAAGATACGACAGGGTGCTTCTGGTCTTGACCATCGTTCTGGTCATCTTCGGGATCATGATGGTCTTCTCGGCAAGTTCCGTGGTCTCGTTTAAGGAGTCGGGAAACGCCTTTCGTTATTTCATTCGGCACATGATCTACTGTGTGCTGGGCTTTGTCGCAATGTCGGTTATGATGCGCATCGACTATCATATCCTCAAGCGATTCGTCTACCCGATCCTCCTGGGGAGCCTCGTGTTGCTCCTTTTAGTTCTTGTTCCGGGGGTGGGAAAAGTCATCAACGATTCGAGGCGCTGGATAGGTTTTATGGGGCTTACCTTTCAGCCCGCGGAGCTGGCCAAGCTTACCCTCGTTATATATCTGGCCTATTCCCTGACCAAGAAGGACGAGAAGATAAGGACATTGGCGGTGGGCTTTATCCCACACATCATCCTCCTTGCCATAATCGCCGCCTTCATCATGATGGAGCCCGATTTCGGGGCGGCGGTTACCGTCGGTGTTATCGTCTTTATAATGCTCTTTATCGCCGGAGTGCGCTTTTTATACATATTTATATCGGGCGTCGCCGCCGTGCCGGTGATCCTCATCGGACTCAAGAGCGCCCCCTACCGCTGGGATCGGATAACGGCCTTTTTGGATCCCTGGGCCGATCCGAAGGGGGCGGGTTATCATATAATACAGTCCTTTCTCGCCTTCGGATCAGGCGGTTTCGTGGGAACCGGTCTGGGCGGGGGGACGCAGAAGCTGTTTTACATTCCGTATGCGTATTCGGATTTCATCTTTGCGGTAATCGGAGAGGAGCTGGGCTTTTTCGGGGCAGTCCTTATTGTCGTGGCGTTTTCCGTGTTCGCGGTCAGGGGTTTCAGGGCGGCGAGACTCGCTCCGGACCTCTTCGGGACGTATCTGGCCATGGGGATAACGTCTTTGATCACGCTCGAGGCGATAATGAACATCGGGGTCGTGGTGGGGCTTCTTCCCACAAAGGGGATGACTTTGCCTCTTTTGAGCTACGGGGGGTCGTCCCTTCTGGTCACCATGACCGCCGTGGGGATTCTCCTTAACGTCTCTGGCCAGGGAAGGGAGAGTATTGTCTTGGACAACAGAAAAGTGGGTGTAAGGTGA
- the murD gene encoding UDP-N-acetylmuramoyl-L-alanine--D-glutamate ligase has translation MTTMVSGGDVDLFLSGGEVPAINVLVVGGGVTGFGTARFLAGISKGGARITLSDAGDLPGKEEELRELEEFGVSLELGGHREETFVESDLIIVSPGVPLYIDEIARAMEKGVRIMGELELAFRFIEAPILAVTGTNGKTTTTALLGDILINSGIKAIVGGNIGDPLVNLIKKSKEADYVVAEVSSFQLEAIESFRPHVGALLNISQDHLDRYPGYEEYIEAKMKLFMNQSDTDCAVLNGDDPIVLDMAEDIAGKKIFFSREREIPGGVYLKGEKIVCEAGDRPYTYDPTKYFLTGVHNIENIMAALGSAAAVGAGGERADEAMARFRPASHRLEHVLTFEGVSFYDDSKATNVGAALKSIESFGGNIHLIMGGVDKGGSYAPLIPAVVERVKALYLIGDAREKIKEELGGIVPTMTADGMEGAVSLIGERIEPGDVVLLAPACSSFDMYDSYKQRGEDFKRIVKKHFGREG, from the coding sequence GTGACGACTATGGTTTCGGGAGGAGACGTAGATCTCTTCCTGTCCGGGGGGGAGGTTCCTGCAATCAACGTGCTTGTGGTCGGGGGCGGAGTTACCGGTTTCGGCACGGCGCGCTTTTTGGCCGGAATTTCGAAGGGCGGCGCACGCATCACGCTGTCCGACGCGGGCGATCTTCCCGGAAAGGAGGAGGAGTTAAGGGAGCTTGAAGAGTTCGGTGTCTCTCTGGAGCTTGGGGGGCACAGGGAGGAGACTTTTGTAGAGAGCGATCTCATCATCGTAAGCCCAGGGGTTCCGCTCTACATAGATGAGATCGCAAGGGCGATGGAAAAGGGGGTCAGGATAATGGGGGAGCTGGAGCTGGCGTTCAGGTTCATCGAGGCGCCGATTTTGGCCGTCACCGGGACGAACGGCAAGACCACCACAACGGCGCTTTTGGGGGATATCTTGATAAACTCGGGAATAAAGGCGATCGTGGGCGGAAATATCGGGGATCCGCTGGTCAATCTGATCAAAAAATCGAAGGAGGCGGATTACGTCGTCGCGGAGGTGTCGAGCTTTCAGCTGGAGGCGATAGAGAGCTTCAGGCCCCACGTTGGGGCGCTCCTAAACATCTCCCAAGACCACCTCGACCGCTATCCAGGCTACGAGGAATATATTGAAGCGAAGATGAAGCTGTTCATGAACCAGTCAGATACGGATTGCGCAGTTCTCAACGGCGACGACCCGATAGTATTGGATATGGCCGAGGATATTGCCGGCAAAAAGATATTCTTTTCGAGGGAGAGGGAGATACCGGGAGGGGTTTATTTAAAGGGGGAAAAGATCGTGTGCGAGGCCGGAGACAGGCCCTACACGTACGACCCGACTAAATATTTTCTGACTGGGGTGCACAATATAGAGAACATCATGGCCGCCCTGGGCTCCGCCGCGGCCGTGGGGGCCGGGGGGGAAAGGGCGGACGAGGCGATGGCGAGATTCAGGCCGGCCTCCCACCGTCTGGAGCATGTCTTGACCTTTGAGGGAGTTTCGTTCTATGACGACTCGAAGGCCACCAACGTCGGGGCGGCGCTGAAGTCGATAGAGAGCTTCGGGGGGAATATCCACCTCATCATGGGGGGAGTCGACAAGGGAGGGAGCTACGCGCCCCTTATCCCGGCGGTGGTGGAGAGGGTAAAGGCGCTCTATCTCATAGGGGATGCGAGGGAGAAGATCAAGGAGGAGCTTGGCGGGATTGTGCCGACAATGACGGCTGACGGCATGGAGGGGGCCGTATCCCTGATCGGGGAGCGGATCGAGCCGGGGGACGTGGTCCTTCTGGCTCCGGCCTGCTCCAGCTTTGACATGTACGACAGCTACAAACAGCGGGGCGAGGATTTCAAGAGGATAGTAAAAAAACACTTTGGGAGGGAAGGTTGA
- a CDS encoding phospho-N-acetylmuramoyl-pentapeptide-transferase, giving the protein MIYHLSIWLSSLYPNYASFFNLFRYISFRSIYAALTALLLCLILGPWIVRKLSELQVGQPIRDDGPSTHLIKEGTPTMGGLLIIASMTVSVFLWSDITNFYVILVMIVTLTYALIGFIDDYRKQIKKDSRGLPGRYKLFWQIMVGILVGIMLYLAPNFNTELAVPFFKNIRPDLSWFYIPFAIFIIVGTSNAVNLTDGLDGLAIGPVVVVATTYLFFSYFTGNIKIADYLLIHYVPGTGELAIFCGAMVGAGMGFLWYNSYPAEIFMGDVGALSLGGAIGTVAVATKHELLLVIVGGLFVMETLSVIFQVGFFKLKQRRIFRMAPLHHHFELLGWPEPKIIVRFWIISIILALLALSTLKIR; this is encoded by the coding sequence ATGATTTATCATCTCTCGATCTGGCTTTCGAGCCTCTACCCGAATTACGCCTCATTTTTCAACCTCTTCAGATACATCTCGTTTCGGTCGATCTACGCCGCTCTAACGGCGCTCCTGTTGTGCCTGATTCTGGGGCCGTGGATCGTCAGGAAGCTGTCGGAGCTTCAGGTCGGGCAGCCGATCCGCGACGACGGGCCCTCCACCCATCTGATAAAGGAGGGGACGCCAACGATGGGGGGGCTTCTGATTATCGCCTCGATGACGGTCTCGGTCTTTCTGTGGTCGGACATCACGAATTTTTACGTAATACTCGTGATGATAGTGACCCTCACCTACGCCCTGATTGGATTCATAGACGATTACCGGAAGCAGATCAAGAAAGACTCCCGGGGACTCCCCGGCAGGTACAAGCTCTTCTGGCAGATCATGGTGGGTATCCTGGTGGGGATTATGCTCTACCTCGCCCCGAACTTCAACACGGAGCTCGCCGTGCCCTTCTTCAAGAACATCAGGCCCGACCTTTCGTGGTTTTACATCCCCTTTGCGATATTCATCATTGTGGGGACGTCAAACGCCGTGAACCTGACGGACGGACTGGACGGGCTGGCGATAGGGCCGGTGGTGGTCGTCGCAACGACGTACCTCTTCTTCTCATATTTTACGGGGAACATAAAGATCGCCGACTACCTCCTGATTCACTACGTTCCCGGAACGGGGGAGCTTGCTATATTCTGCGGGGCGATGGTCGGGGCGGGGATGGGCTTTCTGTGGTACAACTCGTACCCCGCCGAGATATTCATGGGGGACGTGGGGGCGTTGTCCCTCGGTGGGGCTATCGGGACCGTCGCCGTCGCCACGAAGCACGAGCTGCTCCTCGTGATAGTGGGGGGACTCTTTGTCATGGAGACGCTCTCGGTCATCTTTCAGGTCGGCTTTTTCAAGCTGAAGCAGAGACGCATCTTCAGGATGGCGCCGCTGCACCACCACTTCGAGCTATTGGGGTGGCCGGAGCCGAAGATAATCGTAAGGTTTTGGATAATATCTATTATATTGGCGCTTTTGGCTTTAAGTACTTTAAAGATAAGATAA
- the murF gene encoding UDP-N-acetylmuramoyl-tripeptide--D-alanyl-D-alanine ligase — translation MVNSARIELFGRDVAKLFLGAEDCSRGEGDKLDSIRFSGVSTDSRTAGEGELFFALVGDNFDGHDFVVDAVKRGAAGVVVEKSYKSKLSRELGEKGKGVPLIAVYDTLYALGELARFHRGRMKARVVGITGSNGKTTTKEITASIAETKFVTRKSEGNFNNLIGLPMMLLATKKEDEVIVLEMGMNVPGEMARLSEIAGPEIGVITNIGPVHLEGVGSIEGVIEEKGRLVESLPEDGTAVINGDCVYCRGLIDKIKSRVITFGIEGEADVTAVDVEDMGGDGIKAKFIIPSGAFHARLKIPGIHNIKNGLAAASVGVALGIPADDIKTGIEAIKPMKMRMEMIMTGDGVVILNDSYNANPVSMKAAISFLAGEARRKGGRLIVVLGDMLELGGYTIQGHEEVGMEAAKLGAGYLFALGNNAVDIARGAGERGMPPERIFTYPVGGHERLIEDLMGVIGPKDRVLVKGSRGMRMEIVVSGISSPAA, via the coding sequence ATGGTTAATTCCGCCCGGATAGAGCTTTTTGGAAGAGATGTGGCAAAGCTTTTTCTCGGCGCCGAAGATTGTTCAAGGGGGGAAGGAGACAAACTCGATAGTATCCGCTTTTCGGGCGTCTCGACCGATTCGAGGACGGCGGGGGAGGGGGAGCTCTTCTTCGCCCTCGTTGGGGATAATTTCGACGGCCACGACTTTGTGGTGGATGCGGTCAAAAGGGGGGCGGCGGGAGTGGTCGTTGAAAAGAGTTATAAATCAAAGCTCTCTCGGGAGCTGGGCGAAAAGGGGAAGGGAGTCCCCCTGATAGCGGTCTACGACACACTCTACGCCCTTGGAGAGCTGGCGAGGTTTCACAGGGGGAGGATGAAGGCGAGGGTCGTGGGGATCACCGGTTCCAACGGCAAGACCACTACCAAGGAGATAACGGCGAGCATCGCCGAGACGAAGTTCGTCACGAGAAAGAGCGAGGGGAACTTCAACAACCTGATAGGCCTCCCGATGATGCTCCTCGCAACAAAAAAAGAGGACGAGGTCATTGTGCTGGAGATGGGGATGAACGTGCCCGGCGAGATGGCAAGGCTCTCCGAGATAGCGGGCCCCGAAATCGGGGTAATAACGAACATCGGCCCCGTTCACCTGGAGGGGGTGGGGTCGATCGAGGGGGTGATCGAGGAGAAGGGAAGGCTGGTCGAGTCGCTCCCCGAAGACGGCACGGCGGTGATCAACGGAGACTGCGTCTACTGCCGGGGGCTGATAGATAAAATCAAATCCAGGGTAATCACTTTCGGGATAGAGGGGGAGGCGGACGTCACGGCGGTCGACGTCGAGGATATGGGGGGCGACGGGATAAAGGCGAAGTTTATTATCCCCAGCGGCGCGTTTCATGCAAGGCTCAAGATTCCGGGGATACACAACATTAAAAATGGACTGGCCGCCGCCTCGGTGGGGGTTGCCCTCGGGATACCGGCAGACGACATCAAGACCGGCATCGAGGCGATAAAGCCTATGAAGATGAGGATGGAGATGATAATGACCGGGGACGGCGTGGTTATATTAAATGACAGCTACAACGCCAACCCGGTGTCGATGAAGGCCGCGATAAGTTTTCTGGCCGGCGAGGCAAGGAGAAAGGGGGGGAGGCTGATTGTCGTCCTCGGCGACATGCTGGAGCTCGGCGGTTACACAATACAGGGGCACGAGGAGGTGGGGATGGAGGCGGCGAAGCTGGGGGCGGGCTATCTCTTCGCTCTTGGAAACAACGCCGTGGACATCGCCAGGGGGGCGGGGGAGAGGGGGATGCCCCCTGAGAGGATATTCACCTACCCGGTTGGGGGTCACGAGAGGCTCATCGAGGATCTTATGGGGGTCATCGGGCCGAAGGACAGGGTGCTGGTCAAGGGCTCCAGGGGGATGAGGATGGAGATCGTTGTATCGGGGATTTCGTCCCCTGCCGCTTAG
- a CDS encoding UDP-N-acetylmuramoyl-L-alanyl-D-glutamate--2,6-diaminopimelate ligase encodes MRLDKLIEGVKTVKVTGDTGVEIGGIFYDSREVIPGGLFFAVRGLKTDGHNFIDDAVAKGAAALVVEEDIAVFGVTTVRVPDTRAAMGYFADRFYDHPSMDLKLIGVTGTNGKTTVCYIVEEIIRAANKSPGVIGTIDYRYLRKSIVPPHTTPEAVDLLKLMREMVEGGVTFVVMEVSSHALDMNRVDQCMFDAAVFTNLTQDHLDYHGTMEEYFESKARFFTELVGREKETVSVINIDDPWGKKLLSRIDGRIVTFGLGKGADIYPKSFESDTGGVRGEIVTPNGSFNFNSNLLGKHNIYNILSAVGAALGAGIGMDAVRRGINGRITVPGRLEAVDRGQDFLVLVDYAHTDDALRNVISTLKPLTEGRLITLFGCGGDRDRNKRPKMAAAAVDLSDKVIVTSDNPRTEEPDKIIEDILKGFEGAEIQKVDPTHGVFGGKDRAYVVIPDRREAIAFAVSEAEKGDILLIAGKGHEDYQIIGTKKYPFDDRIEAEKGLMKRGKDG; translated from the coding sequence ATGAGGCTCGATAAATTAATAGAGGGGGTCAAGACCGTGAAGGTAACGGGCGATACCGGGGTGGAGATAGGCGGGATCTTCTACGATTCGAGGGAGGTCATTCCCGGGGGGCTCTTCTTTGCGGTTCGCGGCCTCAAGACGGACGGCCACAACTTCATCGACGACGCCGTGGCGAAGGGGGCCGCGGCCCTCGTGGTCGAGGAAGACATTGCGGTTTTCGGCGTGACCACTGTTCGGGTCCCAGACACGAGAGCCGCCATGGGGTACTTTGCGGACAGGTTCTACGACCACCCCTCGATGGATCTGAAGCTGATAGGAGTCACCGGGACGAACGGGAAGACCACCGTCTGTTACATCGTGGAGGAGATCATCAGAGCCGCAAATAAATCTCCCGGCGTCATCGGGACGATCGACTACCGCTACTTAAGGAAATCGATCGTGCCTCCCCACACGACCCCGGAGGCGGTCGATCTGTTAAAGTTAATGCGGGAGATGGTCGAGGGCGGCGTGACCTTTGTTGTGATGGAGGTCTCCTCCCACGCGCTGGACATGAACAGGGTGGACCAATGCATGTTTGACGCGGCGGTCTTCACGAACCTGACCCAGGACCATCTCGACTACCACGGGACGATGGAGGAGTATTTCGAGAGCAAGGCGAGATTCTTCACGGAGCTTGTCGGCAGGGAGAAGGAGACGGTGAGCGTGATCAACATAGACGACCCCTGGGGGAAGAAGCTATTGTCGAGAATCGATGGGAGAATTGTCACCTTCGGCCTCGGCAAGGGGGCGGACATATATCCAAAGAGCTTCGAGTCGGACACGGGGGGTGTGAGGGGGGAGATTGTAACGCCAAACGGGTCGTTTAATTTCAACAGCAACCTTTTGGGCAAGCACAATATATATAACATCCTGTCGGCGGTCGGGGCTGCGCTGGGCGCGGGAATAGGGATGGACGCCGTGAGGCGCGGGATAAACGGGAGAATCACCGTCCCCGGGAGGCTCGAAGCGGTGGATCGGGGGCAGGATTTTCTGGTGTTAGTCGACTACGCCCACACGGACGACGCCCTGAGAAACGTCATCTCGACCCTGAAGCCCTTGACCGAAGGGAGGCTCATTACGCTTTTCGGGTGCGGCGGGGACAGGGACAGAAACAAGCGGCCCAAGATGGCCGCCGCCGCGGTCGATCTCAGCGACAAGGTGATCGTCACGTCCGACAACCCGAGGACGGAGGAGCCGGACAAGATCATAGAGGACATATTGAAGGGATTTGAAGGGGCGGAGATTCAAAAGGTCGATCCGACCCACGGGGTTTTTGGTGGCAAAGATAGGGCCTATGTTGTGATCCCGGACAGGAGGGAGGCGATCGCCTTTGCCGTCTCCGAGGCGGAGAAGGGCGACATACTCCTCATCGCCGGGAAGGGGCACGAGGACTACCAGATAATCGGGACGAAAAAATACCCCTTCGATGACCGGATCGAGGCGGAAAAGGGGCTGATGAAGAGGGGGAAGGATGGTTAA
- a CDS encoding penicillin-binding protein 2, whose translation MVKIQKNKDRRKINGEKWLRFRSGVVLVIFLTFFLVIIARITNLMLINGGTLYSYAERQHRVISTFVTRRGNICDVNGQNLAVSVEMESVCAYPGEVKDPEKAADLLSGILPIERKLVLKRLKGEKSFVWVKRRVSPSQAKRIKDLKLDGVGFVKEDKRFYPHRTLASHVVGFAGIDSQGLAGIEYKLDGDLKSTKSHYIAVRDAKGERLFGTDLSETDALRNCDVTLTVDVWAQYIAERELRSAVRGSYAQGGVAIVMNPATGEILAMASFPEFDPNIFERYPKSSWRNRAISMNFEPGSTFKIFLVSSVLEDEIAGVEETLYCEGGGYEVMNTMFHDHGGSFGMLSVSDIVTYSSNIGAIKLGMKLGKKRYFDYLTIFGFGKSTGIMLPGEERGFIPPVSSINEVDLAALSFGHGLSVTPIQLITAAAAIANGGFLMEPHVVKRITRSDGDTVYEANPKIVRRVMGDETAKKVREIMLNVVESGTGGGAKVPGFSVAGKTGTAQIFDSDTGTYSETEFIASFVGFIPSEEPRLAILVVVDRPKTNFYGGSVAAPAFSKIAADTMRYLKIYPEEMLKRGDEIRKREKTDLSPLM comes from the coding sequence ATGGTGAAGATACAAAAAAATAAAGATCGAAGGAAGATCAACGGAGAGAAATGGCTTCGGTTCAGGTCGGGAGTCGTCCTCGTCATCTTCCTTACGTTCTTCCTTGTCATCATCGCAAGGATAACAAACCTCATGCTGATAAACGGGGGCACCCTCTACTCTTACGCCGAAAGGCAGCATAGGGTGATTTCGACCTTTGTAACGAGGCGGGGAAATATATGCGACGTGAACGGCCAGAACCTGGCCGTAAGCGTGGAGATGGAGTCCGTCTGCGCATATCCCGGAGAGGTCAAGGATCCAGAGAAGGCGGCAGACCTCCTCTCCGGGATCTTGCCGATCGAAAGGAAGCTGGTACTGAAACGGCTGAAGGGGGAAAAGAGCTTCGTGTGGGTAAAGCGTCGGGTCTCTCCGTCGCAGGCGAAGAGGATTAAGGATCTGAAACTCGACGGGGTAGGATTTGTCAAAGAGGATAAGAGGTTTTATCCCCACAGGACGCTGGCCTCTCACGTGGTTGGATTTGCCGGCATCGATTCCCAAGGACTGGCCGGAATCGAATACAAGCTGGACGGCGATTTGAAGAGCACGAAGAGTCATTACATAGCCGTCAGGGACGCCAAGGGGGAGAGGCTCTTCGGGACCGACCTTTCCGAGACCGACGCCCTGAGAAACTGCGACGTGACGCTGACGGTGGACGTCTGGGCGCAGTACATAGCCGAGCGGGAGCTCAGATCCGCCGTCAGGGGGAGCTATGCGCAAGGGGGGGTCGCCATAGTGATGAACCCCGCCACAGGCGAGATTCTGGCGATGGCAAGTTTCCCGGAATTTGACCCGAACATCTTCGAGAGATACCCCAAATCGTCGTGGCGGAACAGGGCGATCTCCATGAACTTCGAGCCGGGCTCCACGTTCAAGATATTCCTCGTCTCGTCCGTCCTGGAGGATGAGATTGCGGGAGTTGAGGAAACGCTTTACTGCGAGGGGGGCGGCTACGAGGTGATGAACACGATGTTTCACGACCACGGCGGGAGTTTCGGCATGTTGTCGGTATCGGACATCGTCACCTACTCCAGCAACATCGGGGCGATAAAGCTCGGCATGAAGCTCGGCAAGAAGAGGTATTTCGACTACCTTACGATATTCGGGTTCGGCAAGTCGACCGGGATCATGCTCCCGGGGGAGGAGAGGGGTTTTATTCCTCCCGTTTCATCGATCAACGAAGTCGATCTTGCGGCCCTCTCCTTCGGGCACGGGCTTTCGGTAACGCCGATCCAGCTTATCACCGCGGCGGCGGCCATCGCCAACGGAGGTTTTTTGATGGAGCCGCATGTCGTAAAAAGGATCACCAGGAGTGACGGCGATACCGTCTACGAGGCGAACCCGAAGATAGTCAGGAGGGTGATGGGCGACGAGACCGCCAAAAAGGTGAGGGAGATAATGCTAAACGTGGTCGAGTCCGGCACGGGGGGTGGCGCTAAGGTGCCCGGCTTTTCCGTGGCGGGTAAGACCGGAACCGCCCAGATATTCGACTCCGACACGGGGACATATTCCGAGACCGAGTTCATCGCCTCCTTTGTCGGGTTTATACCGTCGGAGGAGCCGAGGCTCGCTATCCTCGTTGTGGTGGACAGGCCTAAGACCAACTTCTACGGCGGGAGCGTGGCGGCGCCGGCGTTTTCGAAAATAGCGGCCGATACGATGAGATACCTTAAAATATATCCGGAGGAGATGCTGAAAAGGGGGGACGAGATCAGGAAGAGGGAAAAGACCGATCTCTCCCCGCTGATGTAG
- the rsmH gene encoding 16S rRNA (cytosine(1402)-N(4))-methyltransferase RsmH, which produces MEEEARHKPVMAREVIEYLRPSDGGVYFDGTVGEGGHAWAILEASAPGGRVIGVDLDSEAVKTAAERLSPWGERAIVRHGNYKDIVDILVAEGVSKVDGILLDLGLGSHQLSCAERGFSIEGGGPLDMRYDTNVGLNAKEVVNRFPQRELERIFRELGEERRARSVARAIVNARGRGEIGDALELSRIVVRGVAGGSKGWKKIHPATRVFMALRIYVNEELRNLEEFLPAAMTLLKEGGVIVIVSFHSLEDRIVKNAFRKFSEKGGAGGRYELGVEPEGRLKEPLLTILTKKPVTPTQDEVRENRRARSAKLRAARRI; this is translated from the coding sequence ATGGAGGAAGAAGCTCGACATAAACCCGTAATGGCAAGGGAGGTAATCGAGTATTTGAGACCGTCTGACGGCGGCGTCTACTTCGATGGAACGGTGGGGGAGGGGGGCCACGCCTGGGCGATTCTCGAGGCCTCGGCGCCGGGCGGCCGCGTCATCGGCGTCGACCTCGATTCCGAGGCCGTTAAGACGGCCGCGGAAAGGCTCTCTCCCTGGGGTGAGAGGGCGATAGTCAGGCACGGAAACTATAAAGACATAGTCGACATTTTGGTCGCGGAGGGAGTATCGAAGGTGGATGGGATCCTCCTTGACCTGGGGCTCGGGTCACACCAGCTCTCTTGTGCGGAGAGAGGATTCTCGATCGAGGGCGGAGGCCCCCTCGACATGAGATACGACACAAACGTGGGATTAAACGCAAAAGAGGTGGTCAACCGCTTCCCCCAGCGGGAGCTCGAGAGGATATTCAGGGAGCTCGGCGAGGAGAGGAGGGCGAGAAGCGTGGCCAGGGCGATCGTAAACGCGAGGGGGAGGGGGGAGATCGGTGACGCACTTGAGCTTTCGAGGATAGTGGTGAGGGGTGTGGCGGGAGGGTCCAAGGGGTGGAAAAAGATACACCCGGCGACGAGAGTCTTCATGGCGCTGAGGATTTACGTGAACGAGGAGCTCAGAAACCTCGAGGAGTTTTTGCCTGCGGCGATGACACTGTTAAAGGAGGGGGGGGTAATTGTAATAGTCTCGTTTCACTCGCTGGAGGACAGGATAGTCAAGAACGCCTTCAGGAAGTTCTCGGAAAAAGGGGGCGCAGGAGGTAGGTATGAATTGGGGGTTGAGCCGGAGGGGCGGTTGAAAGAGCCGTTGTTGACTATTTTGACGAAGAAACCTGTAACACCGACTCAGGACGAGGTGAGGGAGAACCGGAGGGCCAGGAGCGCAAAGCTGAGGGCGGCAAGGAGGATCTAA